From the genome of Methylocystis heyeri:
GCCGCACTGCAATGGCGGCTGGATTCACCTTCCTCTACGGTCCGATCCTGATCCTGGCGGGGATGAGCTTCAACGCCTCGAAACTGGTCACGGTCTGGGGCGGATTCTCCACCAGATGGTATCTCGCCCTGCTCGACGACGCGGCGATGCTGGGCGCGGCCAGGATCAGCCTGGAGGCCGCCGTGCTTTCGGCGATCATCGCCACCGCGCTGGGCCTCTGCGCTGCGGTGGCGCTGACGCGATTTGGAGAGTTCAGGACCCGGAGCCTCTTCTTCGGCGCGCTGCACGCCCCCTTGGTGATGCCGGAGGTCGTGCTCGGGCTCGCCCTGCTCAGCGCCTTTGTCTCTTTCGGCATGGAGCGGGGCTTCGTCACGCTGGTGATCGCCCACGCCACCTTCACCATGTGTTTCACGACGGTCGTGCTGGTCGCGGCCCTGAGGTCGTGCGATCCGGCGCTGGAGGAGGCGGCCCAGGACCTCGGCGCCACGGCGCTGCAGGCCTTCGTTCTGGTGGTGCTGCCGTCGGCGGCTCCTGCGCTCGTCAGCGCCTTTCTGCTCGCGTTCACGCTTTCGCTGGACGACCTCGTGATAGCGAGCTTCGCCACCGGGCCCGGGGCGACCACCCTGCCGATGCGGATCTATTCGCAGGTCAGGCTGGGGGTTACGCCCGAGGTCAACGCGATTTCGACGCTGGCGCTCGCCTGCGTCGCTCTCGCCCTCGGCCTCGCCGCCCTCGCGACCAAAGGGAGGTCGTCGGCGGCGACGGATCTCGCCTGATCTTCGCCGACGGGAGCCGACGCATCGCCATTGACCATGGGTTTGGCCTGCGTCTATCTCTGGGCCTGGTTCCTCGGGCGGGGGGCCAAGTATAAATGCGTTCGATCGACCGGAGCCGCATTTTGTCTCGAACGCCGCGATTCTCGCGTCGATGCGCTCCAGGAGGACGATGAGAATGTCGAACCGAGACTACCGGCGCAGTTACGACGCGGGCGCCCGCATCGGGCTGGAGCGTCAATTGCTCTGGTGGGGCGCCGCCTTCGCCGTCCTGGCGGCGGCCTCCTATGCTCTCAGCTCCATTCTCACGCCTTTCGTCGCGGGGACCGTGCTCGGCTATCTGCTCAATCCGGTGGCCGATCGCCTGCAGGCCTGGGGGATGTCCCGGCTCGGCGCCACCATGATCCTCCTCGCGGTGTTTATTTTCATCGTGGTCTCGGCGGCGCTGCTCATCACGCCCGTGCTTTCGCGCCAGCTTCAGGGACTGATCGCCAGCCTGCCGGGCTATGTCGCCACGCTGCAGGGCCTGTTGACGGAGTGGAGCGAAAAGCTGACCTCGCATTACAACGCCTTTTTGC
Proteins encoded in this window:
- a CDS encoding ABC transporter permease gives rise to the protein MTGTDLARRTAMAAGFTFLYGPILILAGMSFNASKLVTVWGGFSTRWYLALLDDAAMLGAARISLEAAVLSAIIATALGLCAAVALTRFGEFRTRSLFFGALHAPLVMPEVVLGLALLSAFVSFGMERGFVTLVIAHATFTMCFTTVVLVAALRSCDPALEEAAQDLGATALQAFVLVVLPSAAPALVSAFLLAFTLSLDDLVIASFATGPGATTLPMRIYSQVRLGVTPEVNAISTLALACVALALGLAALATKGRSSAATDLA